The DNA window atccgctgtctagttattatGAATACAGTATTCAAGTCATGATCTACTGATTTTATAAGAACGACTGTCGCGtggtaattaaataaaaatgtaaaagactaaaaaaaggaaacatttcttgaACAGGTTCTTTATAACTAGATtatcggatctttatgcatttataataaaactgagtagataaaatttgaaattgcagggaaattaaaaaaatttcaaatgtcaatatACTATTTCTCATCTATTATAATTAGTaagtgaagaaataacattctacttgatatatatttcttgtaatcgatgcagacaattcttattttgcataaagatcggcagtctagtgatcacttTTACCGGATATAATTTAGGTACGAATGAGAGATTATATTCATTGAATAATCGATAATTTTGATTAGTAATCAACAAAAGCGATTCGGGGGGATTTAATTGTTAGACGTGATTAATGCATTCATCATTAGCCGCGCAATGCTTACAATTACATTATAAATTGCATATTGAGCGGTCGAATTGACCGTTATGACCAGTAAATTGTTTTACGATTCCGAATTCTGTAAATGTGCAGCGAGTGTTCATCTTTCTTACACCTACGCCAACCACGGGCACACAGCAATCAGGATACGCATTATTGATGCTATTATGACAAATTGAATAAGGGCGAACATGCGTAATTTAGGGTACGTTCAATCCTCGTAATACGTTCTATTTTCGACTAGGTCGATATAATCGTTCTGTTAAGCTTTTGCTCTGTACTATATTTGATATTGACATGAAACGTGGgatatgaaatattaaataatattaaatattaatattgtttacatGTAAGATGTGTAATATTGCAGAAAATTGGTTTGATGAAACATTCAAGGTGCATTAAACATCTATTTGCAATTGCAATTACCTGAAGTAAATTATCGTGGAATTATCGAGCAAATGTAAATCGTTATTTAGAATCATCGTGAAATTTTGGATAAAAATACGATGTTCATAATTTTATGATAAGCGATTAAAACGGAAGTAAccaataattttatttagtGACAAAAGCATGGGAATTGATTTTTCACATCACATTTTTGGAGcagacaattgttattcaacAATTTATATAACGATCATGTAAAGGACAACAAAagcatattttttaatcattaatGATCCTAAATAGAATGGTTATACGAATGAATATTAAACCATCCGAAACAATGCACCTAATTCTCGGAATACGTGatttgggtccattttgacccaaagTTACAGACTACCTAAATTCCAATTTTATAATAACCAGTTCCAATCATCAGCTATTTGTTTGATTAACATTTTCAACGAAAATGACATGACGCGACTAACATCCCAAGGAAGCAGGTACAAATTGAGATCGAGTCACATCAAAAGAATCCAGCTCGCAAAGGATAATATATAACGCGATTAAGCACGTGTGGTCTAATAAGAGAATAATGTCGCAGAATCTcgcgttttttatttttttaactatctGCACCCACTTTGAAAAAATCATATGtataacaaccataacgagatgctaaaattgtaaaaatataaatttactatctcataacttctacaagaactcggcatttcaaatattttcttattttttaaaattcggtttcgaagctaaaaattctgaaaaaattcatagatgtgcactCTAATAGCTAAAACATGCATGATTTTTTTCCTAATTTTCagttgaagaggataagagaaatgacGGAAAAACTTGAATTTCTTTGTCACCCTATTATTACCCCCCGTGTCGACATATTGGGTTGAAAATTGGTACAAACTATATTCTTTGGATAAACTATCGAATGGcgtattgcaaattcaatttagtttggggacacttttgacctcctcATCTGGCTACATCCTTCCAACTTTCATTTCACCGCTGAATTATTAAGAACAATACTCGCATTATTAGAAGATTATTTAAACTGATTTACCTCCGATTTTAACAGCTTGTTGATGCAGTTGATTCTGCTGTTCAAAATCTCCAGCTCCAGAAGCTCCTTGCGCAGCTGTGGAAAGAAAAAAATCCCTATTAAGTTTATCGCGAGAGCGAGATTTACTACTAAAGAGGACACACCATTTTCTTTGTCTTCTCCTGGAATACATCGGTCTGCTGCAGCTAGAAATGAGATAGCAATTGACCAtttatttgaattgtattgtTGCGAAGCGAGTCGGGGATCTTCGCTGCGAAACTCGGCGTAAAACAACGAATTGCACTTCCGGTTCGCGCAAAAGGATTACTACTTTGCTTCGTCGGAAACGAACTTACGTGCTTACGAATACAGTTGTAAGCTGGCCCGATGTCCGTCACGCTTTTCTTCCGCGGAAATTTCTGCAAGTAATCGCTAATTGTTATTTATCCTGCAATCCGTCCGCGGAGCGTTCCAAAAGTTTTGTGCGTTCGACAaacaaaaaatttgtaattgTTAGTACTCGTGAGTAGACTGTGCACCTTTATTTTCGCGAGCAATTGAAGTCTAACAAAAAGTTCGTAATTTCTTTGGTAATTACAATTTATCgacatttttaatttcctgCTATTTGAAATCTTCCGTTttcaattttgtaataaatacgTCAAATCTGCTGACTAGcaaattttaaaatttcctGCTATTTGGAATCTTCCGTTCTCAATTTTCTAATAAGAACAAATTTGAAAATAGCAACATGATGCCTATTCCCCTTTTAACCCTAAATGTACCCAGCACTAAATATAATtggttgccttgtaaaaatggcaaaattgAATGTATTTAGGTGTTCcacaattttcattattataCAGGGTCTAATCAgtgtttttcttgtaaatagtaaatattagaaaataaatgaaagaggaaaaaatagTACTGTATTTTATACGCATGTTgatactattttgttagatatgaaggtgaccttgtaTATGTCTGTAAAAGGATTCCGTCGTTTTTCACagctgaatttttataatttcaataattgtggaatGAAATACCGAGTATGTGGTTCTGTAAGTTTTGCGTTAATTTCGTGtttattatatcatatttttttaacgaatcCGTCTGGATTCACGTTTTTTAACTTCTGAGTTTTTTAAACTACTTCTCGTCTATTTCTCCGCTGATTTAGGCTTCCTCTCGCTTCAGAACCTACAAAAAGCATATTCGGTCTTTACGGTGTCTCCTTTAACCTTTATCAAATATCGGCGCTTTATATAGCTTGCAATTTCACACGAGCATTGGGATACCACTGCTAAAGGTCAATATGCTGTTacgtcaatttttaagaatttactAGTCAACAGACGTTCGAGTTTCGTATTTATACCGATTCCTGTTTGTTACTATTCCATCTCCGCAATGTAAtctttgtaaaaatatttttgtcgaaAGAAATACGAAAACGAGTATTTTTGTTAAGTTACAATTCGTTGTATCGTTAGCACTGCGGAGTAAAGTTCAGAGGAGGATATTTAAAATTGTGTTCGAAATATTCGATTTTTCAGAACTCCGATACTATAATGTGGACAGCAGAAGgcgattaaaatatttttattttatttatagaacattttaattgtgcattcaGACGTGTACCTGGCAATAAAAGTAAATTAACGAAAGAAATGTTTGATAAGTTCACGAACGAGCATTTCAAGTACACAAAAATCTGGAAGGGTGATCGTTGTGAAATACTTCGAACAATTTCCCGTGTAAATAAAATTACTGGAAAGATTTTACGAACCCAAACGTATCGTTCCACATAAAATGTAGACCTAATTAGCTCGACGCGCGCAGTATCGGATTTATGGACGAAGCGTAAGCATAGAAAACGAGACTTCTACAGATATCACTCTGCGCTCTCCTTCTTTTAGGGCAATTTTCGCTTACTTTACCGCCGTCTGCGGGTAACGAGTTTCCAATTTCATTCGGTCAAAACTTTTGCAACAACTCATGCATGTTTTATGACCAGACTGCCCggtttcatgcatttatagcgCACCGAACATTTTACTGTGGCACTAAGAAATGTAAAATCGAGGTTCGCGTAAGAATCCGCGGGCAgtctctttgtaattattatacCGGTGGGAGGGTGGTGGGGGGTGAGGGCGTACCTTTTCCGTCTCCATGTGCAGCGTCAGGAAGTCCTTTTCGTTCGTGGCACTCGCTTTTACACACTGGAATGGAATCGACGATATCGAATGAAAAGTCGAATTAATAAACGAGTGCCCCCCGTGCTCCACGTCGCGTCCGTTTTAGATATACTGACCGATCAAAAGAACCGGCCGGTGTAAAAATAAAGAACGATACACACGCATACACGTGCACGGGGACTTTGACGAATCCACTGTAACGTAAGTTAAACAGAGCGGGGTCTCTCGACGCGCGGGCAACTTCGCGTCCAATTCAATTAACCTTTCTGGTCATTAAACATCGACAAAACTTTCGATCTCGCCATTAAACGGAGTTCTACTACCGGGGGCTCTAGAAAGCGGgggcaaaagagagagagagagagagaaagagtgagagagacttAAACGCTTGGCCCTAATAGAAATAAACTTGGTGGCTTTCTCGAGGGCGTAAGCGAGTGACCTCGGCTGTACGCGTACAATAAACTCATCAACCGGGGAACAACTAAACAATTAACGCCGCGATAAAACGGTGCAAGTCACGACCCGCGCGAAGAATCCGTCGTACAAAGCGGGAAGTTCGGCCGCGACTCACCATCAGCGAACAGACGAGAACAATTATGGTCATAAGCCAAGTTAGAAACATGACAATTCCACAGTGCGAGCCCAGGTTCAAAGCGTGTCTCAATTTCGAGTCGGCGAGCGCGAGCTGGTACATCTGAAACCAACGAATCGTTATCTCTCTCGATCAAAGCATTTTGGGAACGTCAAGGCGGGTATTCTGGTTTCAAATGTCACatctttttaccaattttcATGCACTTGAAGTGGAAAAGATTGGTTCATTCATTTGATTTAAACGTcaaacgaaaattaattttttgcgtaatttgtaaaatacaaacAATGGAGTATTTAACAGTAATTTTTACGCTTATTTCGATCGAAAGGTGGCC is part of the Halictus rubicundus isolate RS-2024b chromosome 3, iyHalRubi1_principal, whole genome shotgun sequence genome and encodes:
- the LOC143352263 gene encoding uncharacterized protein LOC143352263 isoform X1, translated to MYQLALADSKLRHALNLGSHCGIVMFLTWLMTIIVLVCSLMCVKASATNEKDFLTLHMETEKKFPRKKSVTDIGPAYNCIRKHLQQTDVFQEKTKKMLRKELLELEILNSRINCINKLLKSETQSKWQRSRLPKVYYRPIDSSASK
- the LOC143352263 gene encoding uncharacterized protein LOC143352263 isoform X2, with product MYQLALADSKLRHALNLGSHCGIVMFLTWLMTIIVLVCSLMKFPRKKSVTDIGPAYNCIRKHLQQTDVFQEKTKKMLRKELLELEILNSRINCINKLLKSETQSKWQRSRLPKVYYRPIDSSASK